The following coding sequences are from one Nilaparvata lugens isolate BPH chromosome 4, ASM1435652v1, whole genome shotgun sequence window:
- the LOC111046518 gene encoding transmembrane protein 169 isoform X1, whose translation MEVQPLAIHDGSILKQNGSLHAEPKVNGTTNLLPAINLNLQLEKLIRSTSSDDAFCHIGPRFLVDGSISPVTSCPRNGSAAEESDLAEVVTVKNGHAISVENGHASAVEDEDTKSKKRVNICTDEAEETTTLRRSSETSESGADRSVVSTNLDKCLTMTGTIKRGKKAGQNLDVRLNISREELEVLEANMAAKENQSFTLCGFTKGLHIFLWTLLCFPVATLISSIYSFYIGTLMWHNIFTYVTEEKNLLYRILLSPFLIIFFPFFIILFTLGLGIYAGLIQISWYLDSWSKEIMDWEKGFYGWLCSLIGLEDCSPYEVVVLTDIQVSTTTNDEKKLDDSQNSIPDLNI comes from the exons ATGGAAGTCCAGCCACTTGCAATTCACGATGGTTCCATCTTGAAACAGAATGGATCTTTGCATGCCGAACCGAAAGTGAATGGAACCACAAATCTTCTTCCTGCGATAAATTTGAATCTCCAGCTAGAG AAACTGATCAGAAGCACAAGCAGTGATGATGCTTTTTGCCATATTGGACCTCGCTTCCTTGTAGATGGAAGCATTTCACCTGTGACGAGCTGTCCAAGG AATGGAAGTGCTGCTGAAGAGAGTGACCTGGCTGAGGTTGTCACTGTGAAGAATGGACACGCCATAAGTGTGGAGAATGGGCATGCAAGTGCAGTTGAAGATGAAGACACGAAATCGAAAAAACGAGTCAACATTTGCACAGATGAGGCCGAAGAGACAACGACGCTGCGAAGAAGTTCGGAGACATCGGAGTCAGGCGCAGACCGCTCTGTCGTCAGCACCAACCTCGACAAGTGCCTCACTATGACCGGAACCATAAAGCGAGGCAAAAAGGCCGGCCAAAATCTGGACGTCAGGTTGAATATCTCCCGCGAAGAGTTGGAAGTACTCGAAGCCAACATGGCTGCCAAGGAGAACCAGTCGTTCACTCTCTGTGGCTTCACTAAAGGTTTGCACATCTTTCTCTGGACACTTCTCTGTTTTCCTGTGGCAACCTTAATCTCAAGTATCTATTCGTTTTACATTGGAACCCTTATGTGGCACAATATTTTTACTTACGTTACAGAAGAAAAAAATCTACTATATAGAATTCTTCTTTCCCCTTTCCTCATAATATTCTTCCCATTCTTTATCATCCTATTCACTCTCGGTTTAGGAATATATGCAGGTTTAATACAAATTTCATGGTATCTGGACAGCTGGTCTAAGGAAATAATGGATTGGGAGAAAGGCTTCTATGGATGGCTGTGTTCGTTGATCGGTCTTGAAGACTGTTCACCGTACGAAGTTGTTGTTTTAACTGATATTCAGGTTAGCACAACAACAAATGACGAAAAGAAACTGGATGATTCTCAGAACTCCATTCCAGATTTAAACATCTAG
- the LOC111046518 gene encoding transmembrane protein 169 isoform X2: MEVQPLAIHDGSILKQNGSLHAEPKVNGTTNLLPAINLNLQLENGSAAEESDLAEVVTVKNGHAISVENGHASAVEDEDTKSKKRVNICTDEAEETTTLRRSSETSESGADRSVVSTNLDKCLTMTGTIKRGKKAGQNLDVRLNISREELEVLEANMAAKENQSFTLCGFTKGLHIFLWTLLCFPVATLISSIYSFYIGTLMWHNIFTYVTEEKNLLYRILLSPFLIIFFPFFIILFTLGLGIYAGLIQISWYLDSWSKEIMDWEKGFYGWLCSLIGLEDCSPYEVVVLTDIQVSTTTNDEKKLDDSQNSIPDLNI; the protein is encoded by the exons ATGGAAGTCCAGCCACTTGCAATTCACGATGGTTCCATCTTGAAACAGAATGGATCTTTGCATGCCGAACCGAAAGTGAATGGAACCACAAATCTTCTTCCTGCGATAAATTTGAATCTCCAGCTAGAG AATGGAAGTGCTGCTGAAGAGAGTGACCTGGCTGAGGTTGTCACTGTGAAGAATGGACACGCCATAAGTGTGGAGAATGGGCATGCAAGTGCAGTTGAAGATGAAGACACGAAATCGAAAAAACGAGTCAACATTTGCACAGATGAGGCCGAAGAGACAACGACGCTGCGAAGAAGTTCGGAGACATCGGAGTCAGGCGCAGACCGCTCTGTCGTCAGCACCAACCTCGACAAGTGCCTCACTATGACCGGAACCATAAAGCGAGGCAAAAAGGCCGGCCAAAATCTGGACGTCAGGTTGAATATCTCCCGCGAAGAGTTGGAAGTACTCGAAGCCAACATGGCTGCCAAGGAGAACCAGTCGTTCACTCTCTGTGGCTTCACTAAAGGTTTGCACATCTTTCTCTGGACACTTCTCTGTTTTCCTGTGGCAACCTTAATCTCAAGTATCTATTCGTTTTACATTGGAACCCTTATGTGGCACAATATTTTTACTTACGTTACAGAAGAAAAAAATCTACTATATAGAATTCTTCTTTCCCCTTTCCTCATAATATTCTTCCCATTCTTTATCATCCTATTCACTCTCGGTTTAGGAATATATGCAGGTTTAATACAAATTTCATGGTATCTGGACAGCTGGTCTAAGGAAATAATGGATTGGGAGAAAGGCTTCTATGGATGGCTGTGTTCGTTGATCGGTCTTGAAGACTGTTCACCGTACGAAGTTGTTGTTTTAACTGATATTCAGGTTAGCACAACAACAAATGACGAAAAGAAACTGGATGATTCTCAGAACTCCATTCCAGATTTAAACATCTAG
- the LOC111046512 gene encoding mitochondrial import inner membrane translocase subunit tim16-B, translating into MAKYIVQIVVLGTQIVGKAFAKALRQEYQASQEAAKRAGGGRQGSQSAATSAKTGISVEEAKKILNIEKLDPAKINESYEHLFNVNDKNKGGSFYLQSKVVRAKERLDEELKIQTDSATSKNKSES; encoded by the coding sequence atggcTAAATATATTGTTCAAATAGTTGTGTTAGGGACTCAAATTGTGGGTAAAGCATTTGCCAAAGCTTTGCGACAAGAGTATCAAGCTAGTCAAGAGGCTGCCAAACGTGCTGGAGGGGGACGCCAAGGATCACAGTCTGCTGCTACAAGCGCCAAGACTGGAATTTCTGTCGAGGAGGCTAAGAagatattaaatattgaaaaacttgatcctgcaaaaattaatgaaagctATGAACATTTATTTAATGTTAACGATAAAAATAAAGGTGGCTCtttttatttgcaatcaaaGGTCGTAAGAGCCAAAGAGAGGTTAGATGAAGAACTCAAAATACAAACTGATAGtgcaacttcaaaaaacaaaagtGAGTCATAA